The sequence below is a genomic window from Methanobacterium sp..
TCAACAATTAAAGAAGTACTGAATTTAATGGATATATCCTCAGAAACTGTTGTAGTTAAGCGGAACAATGAAATCGTCATGGATGAAGAACATCTAAAAAATGAAGACGTGATTGAAGTTATTCGTGTCATATATGGAGGTTGAAATCATATTTTCTATTCAGTAAATTTTATAGATCATTAAAACTAAATATAT
It includes:
- a CDS encoding MoaD/ThiS family protein — its product is MEVTVIYGKIKEKKEIQENSTIKEVLNLMDISSETVVVKRNNEIVMDEEHLKNEDVIEVIRVIYGG